In Anomalospiza imberbis isolate Cuckoo-Finch-1a 21T00152 chromosome 10, ASM3175350v1, whole genome shotgun sequence, the following proteins share a genomic window:
- the ARL14 gene encoding ADP-ribosylation factor-like protein 14 yields the protein MGLQNAKPSMKGANIVMLGLDSAGKSTLLYKFRYKDAFITMPTIGFNVDMIEAGKDFTLTFWDVGGQKKMRELWSNFLEDAGVLLYVVDSSDKWRLEESRRELELILKNESIKNVPMVVLANKQDLPGALNAEEITRKLKMKKYCSDRNWYVQPCCASTGEGLAEALQRVATFARQYKKSKETFITLKELNSF from the coding sequence ATGGGCCTCCAGAACGCCAAGCCCTCAATGAAGGGGGCCAACATCGTGATGCTGGGGCTGGACTCTGCAGGGAAATCCACGCTGCTCTACAAGTTCAGGTACAAAGATGCTTTTATAACAATGCCCACGATCGGCTTCAATGTGGATATGATTGAAGCAGGGAAAGATTTCACACTGACATTCTGGGATGTTGGAggacagaagaaaatgagagagCTCTGGAGCAATTTCCTGGAAGACGCCGGCGTGCTGCTGTACGTGGTGGACAGCTCTGACAAGTGGCGGCTGGAGGAGTCCAGGAGGGAACTTGAGCTCATTTTAAAGAATGAATCCATAAAAAACGTCCCGATGGTCGTGCTGGCGAACAAGCAGGATTTGCCTGGAGCTCTGAACGCCGAGGAGATCACCAGGAAGCTCAAGATGAAGAAGTACTGCAGTGACAGGAACTGGTACgtgcagccctgctgtgccagcacggGAGAGGGGCTGGCAGAAGCTCTCCAGAGGGTGGCCACGTTTGCCAGGCAGTACAAGAAGTCAAAGGAGACTTTCATCACCCTGAAGGAACTCAACTCCTTTTAA
- the PPM1L gene encoding protein phosphatase 1L, whose amino-acid sequence MLEKLTVSYDEAGTTCLIALLSDKELTVANVGDSRGVLCDKDGNAIPLSHDHKPYQLKERKRIKRAGGFISFNGSWRVQGILAMSRSLGDYPLKNLNVVIPDPDILSFDLDKLQPEFMILASDGLWDAFSNEEAVRFIKERLDEPHFGAKSIVLQSFYRGCPDNITVMVVKFRSSSKAEEQQ is encoded by the exons ATGCTGGAGAAGCTCACTGTGTCCTACGACGAGGCAG GCACCACGTGTCTGATCGCCCTCCTGTCCGACAAGGAGCTGACCGTGGCCAACGTGGGCGACTCCCGGGGCGTCCTCTGTGACAAGGATGGCAATGCCATCCCCCTGTCCCACGACCACAAGCCCTACCAGCtgaaggagaggaagaggatTAAGAGAGCTG GTGGATTCATCAGCTTCAACGGCTCGTGGCGCGTGCAGGGCATCCTGGCCATGTCGCGCTCGCTGGGCGATTACCCCCTGAAGAACCTGAACGTGGTGATCCCCGACCCCGACATCCTGAGCTTTGACCTGGACAAACTGCAGCCAGAGTTCATGATCCTGGCCTCGGACGGGCTGTGGGACGCCTTCAGCAACGAGGAGGCCGTGCGGTTCATCAAGGAGCGCCTGGACGAGCCGCACTTCGGGGCCAAGAGCATCGTGCTGCAGTCCTTCTACAGAGGCTGCCCCGACAACATCACAGTCATGGTGGTGAAGTTCAGGAGTAGCAGCAAAGCCGAGGAGCAGCAGTGA
- the B3GALNT1 gene encoding UDP-GalNAc:beta-1,3-N-acetylgalactosaminyltransferase 1: protein MIVVLVSAVYMRPLKWTFLWLLMFSLITMWYITFSSRAGLENVNPLYFYENEPVYRRPRPFTLRERPRCADLHPFLVILVASSPRDLKARQAIRITWGSRDSWWGQHILTLFLLGQDMQREDRAAALAVEDESILYGDIIRQDFVDTYDNLTLKTIMAFQWFSEFCSNARFFMKTDADVFINTPNLVKFLLQLNSSENVFTGYPLIDNFAYRGFNSKRYISYQEYPFKLYPPYCSGLGYILDGKLALRTYELMGHVKPLKFEDVYVGICVNILKVNITIPEDAEQFFLYKINFDICKYRHLIAVHGLTSSELVQFWQDLSSNTTKTCL, encoded by the coding sequence ATGATCGTGGTCCTGGTCAGCGCCGTGTACATGAGACCCCTGAAATGGACTTTCCTGTGGCTGCTGATGTTTTCCCTGATAACCATGTGGTACATAACCTTCTCCTCCAGGGCTGGCCTGGAGAACGTGAACCCTCTGTACTTCTACGAGAACGAGCCCGTGTACCGGCGGCCGCGCCCGTTCACGCTGCGCGAACGCCCCCGGTGCGCCGACCTCCACCCCTTCCTGGTCatcctggtggcttccagccCCAGGGACCTGAAAGCCAGGCAGGCCATCAGGATCACATGGGGCTCCCGGGATTCCTGGTGGGGCCAGCACATCCTGACCCTGTTCCTGCTGGGGCAGGACATGCAGAGGGAGGACAgggcggcggcgctggcggTGGAGGACGAGAGCATCCTTTACGGGGACATCATCCGCCAGGATTTCGTGGACACTTACGACAACCTCACCCTGAAGACCATCATGGCCTTCCAGTGGTTCTCCGAGTTCTGTTCCAACGCCAGGTTCTTCATGAAGACCGACGCCGATGTCTTCATCAACACTCCCAACCTGGTGaagttcctgctgcagctgaattCCTCGGAGAACGTTTTCACCGGCTATCCCCTCATCGACAACTTCGCCTACAGAGGCTTCAACAGCAAAAGGTACATCTCCTACCAGGAGTATCCCTTCAAGCTGTATCCTCCCTACTGCAGCGGCCTGGGATACATCCTGGATGGAAAACTGGCTCTGAGGACTTACGAGCTCATGGGCCACGTCAAACCTCTGAAATTTGAGGATGTTTACGTGGGAATTTGTGTAAATATACTCAAAGTCAACATCACTATTCCAGAAGACGCAGAACAATTCTTTCTCTATAAAATCAACTTTGATATCTGCAAGTACAGACATTTGATTGCAGTTCATGGCCTTACATCAAGCGAACTGGTCCAGTTTTGGCAGGATTTGTCATCCAACACTACAAAAACTTGCCTTTGA